From a single Hyalangium minutum genomic region:
- a CDS encoding class I SAM-dependent rRNA methyltransferase: MPQVQLLRRGVERWQAGHPWIYRADLNGDPGLPGGEVVRVTDGRGWFIGKAFYSKHSKISLRWLSYEDIPVDVDFFRQRLVSADALRRKALPGERTYRVVHGEADQLPGLVVDRYGDYLSVQFLVPAMEARKELITDLLTELFSPRAIVNRSDVGVRALEGLQPEKTVLRGELPGPVSFDEGLVRMRADLLEGQKTGAFLDQRENHVMASQYAFGEALDCFSYVGGFALQLATRAQRVTAVEISEAASAQLRDNAAANRLTNLDVVVANAFDFLRDSVDEGKRYDTIVLDPPSFAKNKDAVAAALRGYKEINLRAMQLLRPGGYLISASCTYHVDEQAFEDMLASAAADARRRVQIIERRGAGKDHPVLLNLRETRYLKCFVLRVL, from the coding sequence ATCCCCCAGGTCCAGCTCCTGCGCCGCGGCGTCGAGCGCTGGCAGGCTGGCCACCCGTGGATTTACCGCGCCGACCTCAACGGTGACCCTGGCCTCCCCGGCGGCGAGGTGGTGCGCGTCACCGACGGGCGCGGCTGGTTCATCGGCAAGGCCTTCTATTCGAAGCACTCGAAGATCTCCCTGCGCTGGCTCTCCTACGAGGACATCCCCGTCGACGTGGACTTCTTCCGCCAGCGCCTGGTCTCGGCCGATGCCCTGCGCCGCAAAGCCCTCCCCGGCGAGCGCACCTACCGCGTGGTGCACGGCGAGGCGGACCAGCTCCCCGGGCTCGTGGTGGACCGCTACGGGGACTACCTCAGCGTGCAGTTCCTCGTGCCCGCCATGGAGGCCCGCAAGGAGCTCATCACCGATCTGCTCACCGAGCTGTTCTCCCCCCGCGCTATCGTCAACCGCTCGGATGTAGGGGTGCGCGCCCTGGAGGGCCTGCAGCCCGAGAAGACCGTGCTGCGCGGCGAGCTGCCCGGCCCCGTCTCCTTCGACGAGGGCCTCGTGCGCATGCGCGCCGATCTGCTCGAGGGCCAGAAGACCGGCGCCTTCCTCGACCAGCGCGAGAACCACGTCATGGCCTCGCAGTACGCCTTCGGCGAGGCGCTGGACTGCTTCTCCTATGTGGGCGGCTTCGCGCTCCAGCTCGCCACCCGCGCCCAGCGCGTCACCGCCGTGGAGATCTCCGAGGCCGCCAGCGCCCAGCTGCGCGACAACGCCGCCGCCAACCGCCTCACCAACCTGGACGTCGTCGTCGCCAACGCCTTCGACTTCCTCCGCGACTCGGTGGACGAGGGCAAGCGCTACGACACCATCGTCCTGGATCCACCCTCGTTCGCGAAGAACAAGGATGCCGTGGCAGCCGCGCTTCGCGGGTACAAAGAGATCAACCTGCGCGCCATGCAGCTGCTCCGCCCCGGCGGCTACCTCATCTCCGCCAGCTGCACGTACCACGTGGATGAGCAGGCCTTCGAGGACATGTTGGCCTCCGCTGCGGCCGATGCGCGCCGGCGCGTGCAGATCATCGAGCGCCGGGGTGCGGGCAAGGATCACCCGGTACTCCTGAATTTGCGGGAGACGCGCTACCTGAAGTGCTTCGTCCTGCGGGTGCTGTGA
- a CDS encoding YkgJ family cysteine cluster protein → MRARDWDDEEQAPATSAIAEARALSELRAIYRQADAAYAPFSCPASGECCQLAKTQRQPWLWYPEWKLLSAHRPLPPKRADGGCPYLDASGLRCTAYADRPFGCRTFFCERIRGPARQPVETVDALLRRLEAVSQRVRPGLTGPRPLLEWHTEALSSEEQS, encoded by the coding sequence ATGCGAGCGCGCGACTGGGACGATGAGGAGCAGGCCCCTGCCACCTCGGCGATCGCCGAGGCGCGCGCCCTCAGCGAGCTGCGTGCCATCTACCGGCAGGCGGATGCCGCCTACGCCCCCTTCTCCTGCCCCGCCAGCGGCGAGTGCTGCCAGCTCGCGAAGACTCAGCGCCAGCCGTGGCTTTGGTACCCGGAGTGGAAGCTGCTCTCCGCTCACCGTCCGCTTCCACCGAAGCGCGCGGATGGGGGCTGCCCGTACCTGGATGCCTCGGGCCTGCGGTGCACCGCCTACGCGGATCGGCCCTTTGGCTGCCGCACCTTCTTCTGCGAGCGGATCCGGGGCCCCGCTCGCCAGCCCGTGGAGACGGTCGATGCGCTGCTGCGGCGGCTCGAGGCTGTCTCTCAACGCGTGAGGCCGGGCCTGACAGGGCCGCGGCCCCTACTGGAGTGGCACACCGAGGCCCTCTCCTCGGAGGAGCAATCATGA
- a CDS encoding glycerate kinase yields the protein MTLRWLVAPQEFKGTLTASEVAEALQAGLQEAAPEVLLDVAPLADGGPGTVDALLAGGAGEQRVLTVQGPLGAPVQAAWALLESGRTAIIEMAAASGLSLLRPEERDARRASTYGTGELIRAALDAGCSRIIVGMGGSATNDGGAGALTALGYCFLDAQGQLLPPGGAALRQMARVDITQRHPRLTEVELLAATDVTAPLLGPNGASQLFGPQKGADPQTVEQLEEALAWFAQGLAPEFIRVPGAGAAGGLGYGLAVLAGANIASGYRLVAHGLRLERRVAVADVVLTGEGRFDRQTTLGKGPAALARTAKELGKPVVLFVGSTVHEEGLDTTLFQEIIELGSPPFDKEAAVRALREAAARWASTARHMKPHDERDRGHDREAGDEHLGSGGSM from the coding sequence GTGACGCTTCGCTGGCTCGTTGCCCCTCAGGAGTTCAAGGGGACTCTCACCGCCTCCGAGGTGGCCGAGGCTCTCCAGGCCGGGCTCCAGGAAGCCGCTCCCGAAGTCCTCCTCGATGTCGCGCCGCTCGCGGATGGCGGGCCCGGTACCGTGGACGCGCTGCTCGCGGGAGGCGCTGGAGAGCAACGGGTCCTCACCGTGCAGGGCCCGCTTGGCGCTCCGGTCCAGGCAGCCTGGGCGCTGCTGGAGTCCGGACGGACGGCGATCATCGAGATGGCCGCGGCCTCGGGGCTGTCGCTGCTGCGCCCCGAGGAGCGGGATGCCCGGCGCGCGTCCACGTATGGCACGGGGGAGCTGATCCGCGCGGCGCTGGATGCGGGCTGCTCGCGGATCATCGTCGGCATGGGTGGCAGCGCGACGAACGACGGCGGGGCCGGGGCGCTCACGGCGCTGGGCTACTGCTTTCTCGATGCGCAGGGCCAGCTGCTGCCTCCGGGTGGCGCCGCGCTCCGGCAGATGGCGCGCGTGGACATCACCCAGCGGCACCCCCGGCTCACGGAGGTGGAGCTGCTGGCGGCCACGGACGTGACGGCCCCGCTGCTGGGCCCCAATGGCGCCTCGCAGCTGTTCGGGCCGCAGAAGGGCGCGGATCCTCAGACGGTGGAGCAGCTGGAGGAGGCACTGGCCTGGTTCGCGCAGGGGCTCGCGCCCGAGTTCATCCGGGTGCCGGGCGCGGGAGCGGCCGGAGGGCTCGGGTACGGGCTGGCGGTGCTGGCGGGGGCGAACATCGCCTCCGGGTACCGGCTGGTCGCCCATGGGCTCCGGCTGGAGCGGCGAGTGGCGGTGGCGGACGTGGTGCTCACCGGCGAGGGGCGCTTCGATCGGCAGACCACCCTGGGCAAGGGGCCGGCCGCCCTGGCGCGCACGGCCAAGGAGCTGGGCAAGCCGGTGGTGCTCTTCGTGGGCTCGACCGTCCACGAGGAGGGGCTGGACACCACGCTGTTCCAAGAGATCATCGAGCTGGGCAGTCCGCCGTTCGACAAGGAGGCCGCGGTGCGGGCGCTCCGGGAGGCCGCCGCGCGCTGGGCCTCCACCGCCCGGCACATGAAGCCGCACGACGAACGGGATCGCGGCCACGACCGGGAAGCCGGGGACGAGCACCTGGGCTCTGGCGGTTCGATGTAG
- a CDS encoding ArnT family glycosyltransferase: MSQVPRWGIVLAVALCVRGAYLLTAHGPAFEAPLIDADYYDFLGEQLARGQGFPEGPFWQPPLYPMLLGALYWLGGHSLWWPRLLQAVLGSLTAVLAARVAWRLSGRPAVELIAGLLVALHGPLVFYDGELLSTSLGTFLGAAALWLAVREPPSGWMALACGACIGLGALAVAPLLLLLLPLGWAVARSRPIRAALCVVACAAPVLWATAFNHSRTGEWLLISANGGINLWLGNNADVDRSMAIRPGAAWEALVDEPSRQGFHTPGAQDRYFTRKVFVFCREQPLRCVSNLIWKARLLLVARELPRNEDLYVVRSQSPVLWALTARPGGVALPYALLWPLAAVGGVALWRKRKEGAEQARRALTVAGTALMLAAPSIVFFVSGRYRAPLAPMLCVLAALGLLVLWESRGAARAVPVGVALAVLGLSLWPVRLAVDSVNFEAELQYAVGGRRARLGDDAGAVEAWRLAVERKPDYLEAGFNLGLALERLGRPEEAVRAYQSLLRWYPSEPLLRERLAQLRDAANGGASP, from the coding sequence GTGAGCCAGGTTCCTCGCTGGGGGATCGTGCTGGCTGTGGCGCTCTGCGTGCGCGGGGCGTACCTGCTCACCGCGCACGGCCCGGCCTTCGAAGCGCCGCTGATCGACGCGGACTACTACGACTTCCTGGGCGAGCAGCTGGCGCGCGGGCAGGGCTTTCCCGAGGGGCCCTTCTGGCAGCCGCCGCTGTACCCGATGCTGCTGGGCGCCCTGTACTGGCTCGGTGGGCACAGCTTGTGGTGGCCGAGGCTGCTGCAGGCGGTGCTGGGCTCTCTCACCGCCGTGCTCGCCGCGAGGGTGGCATGGCGCCTCTCGGGCCGCCCGGCGGTGGAGCTGATCGCGGGGCTGCTGGTGGCGCTGCATGGGCCGCTCGTCTTCTATGACGGGGAGCTGCTGTCCACCTCGCTCGGCACGTTCCTGGGCGCCGCGGCGCTCTGGCTCGCCGTGCGCGAGCCTCCCTCCGGGTGGATGGCGCTGGCGTGTGGGGCGTGCATTGGCCTTGGGGCGCTCGCGGTGGCGCCGCTGCTGCTGCTCCTGCTTCCGCTGGGCTGGGCGGTGGCGCGGAGCCGGCCGATCCGAGCCGCGCTCTGTGTCGTGGCCTGTGCCGCCCCGGTGCTCTGGGCCACGGCCTTCAACCACTCCCGCACGGGAGAGTGGCTGCTCATCTCCGCCAATGGAGGCATCAACCTCTGGCTGGGCAACAACGCGGACGTGGACCGGAGCATGGCCATCCGTCCGGGTGCGGCCTGGGAGGCGCTGGTGGATGAGCCCTCGCGCCAGGGCTTCCATACGCCCGGCGCCCAGGATCGCTACTTCACGCGGAAGGTGTTCGTCTTCTGCCGCGAACAGCCTCTCCGCTGCGTGAGCAACCTTATATGGAAGGCCCGGCTGCTGCTCGTGGCCCGCGAGCTGCCTCGCAATGAGGACCTCTATGTCGTGCGCTCCCAGTCCCCGGTGCTCTGGGCGCTGACCGCGAGGCCTGGGGGCGTGGCGCTGCCGTATGCGCTGCTGTGGCCGCTCGCGGCGGTGGGCGGCGTGGCGCTCTGGCGCAAGCGGAAGGAGGGCGCCGAGCAGGCCCGCAGAGCGCTCACCGTGGCGGGGACCGCGCTCATGCTGGCGGCTCCGTCCATTGTCTTCTTCGTCTCCGGCCGCTACCGCGCGCCACTGGCGCCGATGCTGTGCGTGCTCGCGGCGCTGGGGCTCCTCGTGCTGTGGGAGTCGCGCGGGGCTGCGCGCGCTGTGCCCGTGGGGGTGGCGCTGGCGGTGCTCGGGCTCTCTCTGTGGCCCGTGCGGCTCGCGGTGGACTCCGTGAACTTCGAGGCTGAGCTTCAGTACGCGGTGGGTGGACGCCGAGCCCGGCTCGGGGACGATGCAGGGGCCGTGGAGGCGTGGCGGCTCGCCGTGGAGCGCAAGCCGGACTACCTGGAGGCGGGCTTCAACCTCGGGCTTGCGCTGGAGCGCCTGGGACGGCCCGAGGAGGCGGTCCGTGCCTACCAGTCCCTGCTGCGCTGGTACCCCAGCGAGCCTCTCTTGCGGGAGCGGCTGGCCCAGCTGCGCGACGCCGCGAACGGTGGTGCCAGCCCCTGA
- a CDS encoding nicotinamidase, with protein MSLPIPRFHEDARAGQLYLERAADVAKEARLYAEANRIRPAREDKVRIAAFGIDVQVAFCTPGASLFVPGAVEDTQRTLRWLYANLGRVTELVFSLDTHRVFQIFHPSWWQDAGGQPPPPLTVITADDIRQGRWRPTRHPEESLAYCERLETSGKYVLTVWPFHALLGGLSHSLVPAMYEASLFHALVRDTPTWFELKGEHPLTENYSVLSPEVTEVRGQKVGEFNTRLFDHLMSFDRVYVFGQAKSHCVLSTLRDLRQHIERTDRSKMGRVVILEDAMSPVPAPPLDPLPAALDFPRVADEAVREFQQAGMRVARTTDPLDV; from the coding sequence ATGTCCCTGCCCATTCCCCGCTTTCATGAGGACGCTCGCGCGGGGCAGCTCTACCTCGAACGTGCCGCTGACGTGGCCAAGGAGGCCCGGCTCTATGCCGAAGCGAACCGCATCCGCCCCGCCCGCGAGGACAAGGTCCGCATCGCCGCCTTCGGCATCGACGTACAGGTGGCTTTCTGCACCCCCGGCGCCAGCCTCTTCGTCCCCGGAGCCGTGGAGGACACCCAGCGCACCCTTCGCTGGCTCTACGCGAACCTGGGGCGCGTCACCGAGCTCGTGTTCTCGCTGGATACCCACCGGGTGTTCCAGATCTTCCACCCCTCGTGGTGGCAGGACGCGGGCGGGCAGCCGCCTCCGCCGCTCACGGTCATCACCGCCGATGACATCCGCCAGGGCCGCTGGCGCCCCACGCGCCACCCGGAGGAGAGCCTCGCCTACTGCGAGCGGCTCGAGACCAGCGGCAAGTACGTGCTCACCGTGTGGCCGTTCCACGCGCTGCTCGGAGGCCTGAGCCACTCGTTGGTGCCCGCCATGTACGAGGCCAGCTTGTTCCACGCGCTCGTGCGCGACACGCCCACCTGGTTCGAGCTCAAGGGCGAGCACCCGCTCACGGAGAACTACTCCGTGCTCTCGCCCGAGGTGACCGAGGTGCGAGGCCAGAAGGTCGGTGAGTTCAACACCCGCCTCTTCGACCACCTCATGTCCTTTGATCGTGTGTACGTGTTCGGGCAGGCCAAGTCCCACTGCGTGCTGTCCACGCTGAGGGACCTGCGCCAGCACATCGAGCGCACGGATCGCTCGAAGATGGGCCGCGTCGTCATCCTCGAGGACGCCATGAGCCCGGTGCCCGCGCCGCCGCTGGATCCGCTGCCGGCCGCGCTCGACTTCCCGCGCGTGGCGGATGAGGCGGTCCGCGAGTTCCAGCAGGCGGGCATGCGCGTGGCGCGGACCACGGATCCCCTCGACGTGTGA
- a CDS encoding ATP-binding protein, whose protein sequence is MALRSSITFKLIGYLLAVSVAPLLIFGVTSYELAQRAMLQLASESNARLLADQRDYLLLQSEQLASLATNIAGVEDIGNALASAEVNDSYSALVTQAKVGYILSGYSSLKGLVSIDLFTPQGQHFHVGDTLDTSTVLTELSKRLYAATLASKQSIVWHGVKDNVNAASAHRKVLVATRLIRRVDPAHLEPEPVGIVVINSSISHLYEHFLGLDLGVGSYLMVADNEGRLLFHPDKSLIGEPLLLEFQRLLAGASGTVALELGGQEVLLNHLRVEELNWQVISIVPHATLTAPMAKIGNAWWAVLVACFAAIGAVAVRYSRRVVEPIRAISGGFQDIQEDRLDRVRPLSPAPTEDEISEMVSWFNAFLDNLNARRRSEEELRQAKEAAESANRSKGEFLANMSHEIRTPMNAILGMTQLALEAESPQERRDFILKARRSAQSLLGIINDILDFSKIEAGKLELESVPLSLSELAAELADVFASSARDKGLELRFEMSPELPNALSGDPLRLRQVLQNLISNALKFTDYGQVVVRGQPVSTEGDRVVCRFTVKDTGIGIAAEHLPRLFQSFFQTDSSVTRRYGGTGLGLAISKRLVEMMGGRIGAESASGRGSCFWFELPLARVSGNEVPRGEPEPSLPRGARILLVEDNPLNQEVALHFLRKAGLEVVVAENGAEALERVAQGRYDAVLMDCQMPEMDGYEATRSIRAMPQGSQLPIIAMTANALAGDRQRSLDAGMNDHLSKPIDASRLYQTLARWLAQPSRGEAPREPSPAEESRTMNRPDPRHVNLDDALANLDGDMALYRRVVGLFLVDAQVCWKRFQAAVAAGDRETATRAIHTLKSLAASVGAEALRDHSRTLEAASREGDAPAVKSGTPAVEQELGQVLAALQAFLQASPG, encoded by the coding sequence GTGGCGCTCCGCTCCTCCATCACCTTCAAGCTGATCGGCTACCTGCTGGCCGTGAGCGTGGCGCCGTTGCTCATCTTCGGCGTGACGTCCTACGAGCTGGCGCAGCGGGCCATGCTCCAGCTGGCCAGCGAGTCCAACGCGCGGCTGCTGGCGGACCAGCGCGACTACCTGCTGCTGCAGTCGGAGCAGCTGGCGAGTCTGGCCACCAACATCGCGGGCGTGGAGGACATCGGCAACGCGCTGGCCTCGGCCGAGGTGAACGACAGCTATTCGGCATTGGTGACGCAAGCGAAGGTGGGCTACATCCTGAGCGGCTACAGCAGCCTCAAGGGGCTGGTGTCCATCGATCTGTTCACCCCGCAGGGCCAGCACTTCCACGTGGGAGATACGCTGGACACCTCCACGGTGCTCACGGAGCTGAGCAAGCGGCTGTACGCGGCGACGCTGGCCTCGAAGCAGTCCATCGTCTGGCACGGGGTGAAGGACAACGTGAACGCGGCCTCGGCCCACCGCAAGGTGCTGGTGGCCACGCGGTTGATCCGGCGGGTGGATCCGGCGCACCTGGAGCCCGAGCCGGTGGGCATCGTCGTCATCAACTCGTCCATCTCGCACCTGTACGAGCACTTCCTGGGGCTGGACCTGGGGGTCGGCAGCTACCTGATGGTCGCCGACAACGAGGGGCGCCTGCTGTTCCACCCGGACAAGAGCCTGATCGGTGAACCCCTGCTGCTCGAGTTCCAGAGGCTGCTGGCGGGGGCGAGCGGCACCGTGGCCCTGGAGCTGGGAGGGCAGGAGGTGCTGCTCAACCACCTGCGTGTGGAGGAGCTGAACTGGCAGGTGATCAGCATCGTGCCGCACGCCACGCTGACAGCGCCCATGGCGAAGATTGGCAACGCGTGGTGGGCCGTCCTGGTGGCGTGCTTCGCCGCGATTGGCGCGGTGGCGGTGCGCTACTCGCGGCGGGTGGTGGAGCCCATCCGCGCCATCTCCGGGGGCTTCCAGGACATTCAGGAGGACCGTCTGGACCGGGTCCGGCCGCTGTCACCGGCGCCCACGGAGGATGAGATCTCGGAGATGGTGAGCTGGTTCAACGCGTTCCTGGACAACCTGAACGCGCGGCGGCGCTCGGAGGAGGAGCTGAGGCAGGCGAAGGAGGCGGCCGAGAGCGCCAACCGGTCCAAGGGCGAGTTCCTGGCGAACATGAGCCACGAGATCCGCACGCCGATGAACGCCATCCTGGGGATGACGCAGCTGGCGCTGGAGGCGGAGTCTCCCCAGGAGCGGCGGGACTTCATCCTGAAGGCGCGGCGCTCGGCGCAGTCGCTGCTGGGGATCATCAACGACATCCTGGACTTCTCGAAGATCGAGGCAGGCAAGCTGGAGCTGGAGAGCGTGCCGCTGTCCTTGAGTGAGCTCGCCGCCGAGCTGGCGGACGTGTTTGCCAGCTCGGCGCGAGACAAGGGGCTGGAGCTGCGCTTCGAGATGTCTCCTGAGCTCCCGAATGCCCTGTCGGGAGACCCGCTGCGGCTGCGGCAGGTGCTGCAGAACTTGATCAGCAACGCGCTGAAGTTCACCGACTACGGCCAGGTGGTGGTGCGAGGGCAGCCGGTGTCTACCGAGGGAGACCGGGTGGTCTGCCGGTTCACCGTGAAGGACACGGGCATCGGCATCGCGGCCGAGCACCTGCCGCGCCTCTTCCAGTCCTTCTTTCAGACGGACAGCTCGGTGACGCGCCGCTACGGAGGCACGGGGCTGGGGTTGGCCATCAGCAAGCGGCTGGTGGAGATGATGGGGGGCCGCATCGGCGCGGAGAGCGCGTCTGGGAGGGGCAGCTGCTTCTGGTTCGAGCTGCCCCTGGCCCGGGTCTCCGGCAACGAAGTCCCCAGAGGAGAGCCGGAGCCCTCGCTCCCGCGGGGGGCGAGGATCCTGCTGGTGGAGGACAACCCGCTGAACCAGGAGGTGGCGCTGCACTTCCTGAGGAAGGCGGGGCTGGAGGTGGTGGTGGCGGAAAATGGCGCTGAGGCCCTGGAGCGTGTGGCTCAGGGCCGTTACGACGCGGTGTTGATGGACTGCCAGATGCCGGAGATGGATGGATACGAGGCCACGCGGAGCATCCGCGCGATGCCCCAGGGCTCCCAGTTGCCCATCATCGCCATGACGGCCAATGCGCTGGCGGGCGATCGCCAGCGCAGCTTGGACGCGGGCATGAACGATCACCTGAGCAAGCCGATCGATGCCAGCCGGCTCTACCAGACGCTGGCGAGGTGGCTCGCGCAGCCCTCGCGAGGCGAGGCGCCGCGGGAGCCATCCCCTGCCGAGGAGTCTCGCACGATGAACCGCCCGGATCCGCGGCATGTGAACCTGGACGACGCGCTGGCCAACCTGGACGGGGACATGGCCCTGTACCGGCGGGTGGTGGGGCTGTTCCTGGTGGATGCGCAGGTCTGCTGGAAGCGCTTCCAGGCAGCGGTGGCGGCGGGGGACCGTGAGACGGCCACCCGGGCGATCCACACCTTGAAGAGCTTGGCGGCCAGCGTTGGCGCCGAGGCCCTGAGGGACCACTCCCGGACGCTGGAGGCGGCCTCGAGGGAGGGAGACGCGCCCGCCGTCAAGTCAGGGACTCCCGCGGTGGAGCAGGAGCTGGGGCAGGTGCTGGCGGCGCTTCAGGCCTTTCTGCAGGCTTCCCCCGGGTAG
- a CDS encoding sugar ABC transporter substrate-binding protein, which translates to MRFPRLVWWLLALGLGLAACSDSGKLAVQGVAAPSKAVEATPTPAPTVRKVALVMKTLTNPFFVEMERGARRAEKELGLELLVKTASQETSIEQQIQIVEELIRMKVEAIVIAPGDSQRLVPVLKAAQDAGIPIINIDNRLDPEALKKHGLIRVPFVSVDNAKAAYESARFIARQVSKPTQAVILEGIRSADNARQRKEGAERAFKENPLIRIVAMETANWKIDEGYEVSRKLFMAHPDITLVFCANDMMALGALKYLKEAGKQGVKVAAYDALDEARAAVKAGTLAVTVDQQAAEQGYRGILLAHRALEGESLPEVTLIDTRLVTVEAVK; encoded by the coding sequence TTGCGTTTCCCGCGACTTGTGTGGTGGCTCCTGGCCCTGGGACTGGGGCTGGCGGCGTGCAGCGACTCAGGCAAGCTGGCGGTGCAGGGGGTCGCCGCCCCCTCGAAGGCCGTTGAAGCCACGCCCACGCCCGCGCCCACGGTCCGGAAGGTGGCGCTGGTGATGAAGACGCTCACCAACCCGTTCTTCGTCGAGATGGAGCGCGGCGCCCGCAGGGCGGAGAAGGAGCTGGGCCTCGAGCTGCTGGTGAAGACGGCCTCGCAGGAGACCTCCATCGAGCAGCAGATCCAGATCGTCGAGGAGCTGATCCGGATGAAGGTGGAGGCCATCGTCATCGCGCCAGGAGACTCGCAGCGGCTGGTGCCAGTGCTGAAGGCCGCGCAGGACGCGGGGATTCCCATCATCAACATCGACAACCGGCTGGATCCCGAGGCGCTGAAGAAGCACGGGCTGATCAGGGTCCCCTTCGTCAGCGTGGACAACGCGAAGGCGGCGTACGAGTCGGCGCGGTTCATCGCGCGGCAGGTGAGCAAGCCCACGCAGGCGGTCATCCTCGAGGGCATTCGCAGCGCGGACAACGCACGCCAGCGCAAGGAGGGCGCGGAGCGGGCGTTCAAGGAGAACCCGCTGATTCGCATCGTCGCGATGGAGACGGCGAACTGGAAGATCGACGAGGGCTATGAGGTGTCCCGGAAGCTGTTCATGGCCCACCCGGACATCACGCTGGTGTTCTGCGCCAACGACATGATGGCGCTGGGGGCGCTCAAGTACCTGAAGGAGGCCGGCAAGCAGGGCGTGAAGGTGGCGGCGTATGACGCGCTCGACGAGGCGCGCGCGGCGGTGAAGGCGGGGACGCTGGCGGTGACGGTGGACCAGCAGGCCGCCGAGCAGGGCTATCGGGGCATCCTCCTGGCCCACCGGGCACTCGAGGGCGAGTCGCTGCCCGAAGTGACGCTCATCGATACGCGGCTCGTGACGGTGGAGGCGGTGAAGTAG
- a CDS encoding sensor histidine kinase, translating to MCETPRVLVVDDDTLSRTTAEALLQPMDYRLRGCASGEEALEAVEEEVPDLVLLDVLMPGMDGFEVCRRLRERLHPDYVPVILVTAMDDRRDLVQGLEVGADDFLRKPVHGAELRARVSNLLKVRAYHRLLASERDHALATVEQLRQQVLRVDRLAMLGTFAAGVSHELNNIAHVLRSALELSRPGITPPPVGGEELNPRELFTHVSNHVTELSRTLLRIARPDEGPVPEANLCRVLEEVDQMLRLTGRTRHAHVSLVLSREDCRIRGNPVHAQQVFLNLLGNAADAVTAVNGPTIEAGVQRKVDGRIEAWVKDNGPGMTQEVLARIFEPFFTTKPPGSGTGLGLPVVRQLVESWGGHLQVESQPGSGTRMVLDLPAALTP from the coding sequence ATGTGCGAAACGCCGCGAGTGCTCGTCGTGGATGACGACACCCTCAGCCGCACCACGGCCGAGGCCCTGCTGCAACCCATGGACTACCGCCTCCGTGGCTGCGCGAGCGGAGAGGAGGCCTTGGAGGCGGTGGAGGAGGAAGTCCCGGATCTGGTGCTGCTGGACGTCCTGATGCCCGGGATGGACGGCTTCGAGGTGTGCCGCCGCCTCCGGGAGCGCCTGCACCCGGACTACGTTCCCGTCATCCTCGTCACGGCGATGGATGATCGGAGAGACCTCGTACAAGGGCTGGAAGTCGGAGCGGACGACTTCCTGCGCAAGCCCGTGCATGGCGCCGAGCTGAGGGCGCGCGTGTCCAACCTGCTCAAGGTGCGCGCCTACCACCGGCTCCTGGCCTCCGAGCGGGACCACGCGCTCGCCACGGTGGAGCAGCTGCGCCAGCAGGTGCTGCGGGTGGACCGGCTGGCCATGCTGGGCACCTTCGCCGCGGGCGTCAGCCACGAGCTGAACAACATCGCCCACGTGCTGCGCAGCGCCCTCGAGCTGTCCAGGCCCGGCATCACGCCGCCTCCCGTGGGAGGAGAGGAGCTGAATCCCCGGGAGCTGTTCACCCACGTGTCCAACCACGTCACGGAGCTGTCGCGCACCCTGCTGCGCATCGCCCGTCCCGACGAGGGTCCCGTCCCCGAGGCCAACCTCTGCCGCGTGTTGGAGGAAGTCGATCAGATGCTGCGGCTCACGGGGCGCACCCGCCACGCCCATGTCTCCCTGGTGCTGTCGCGAGAGGACTGTCGCATCCGCGGCAACCCCGTGCATGCGCAGCAGGTGTTCCTCAACCTGCTCGGCAACGCCGCGGACGCGGTGACGGCCGTGAACGGGCCCACCATCGAGGCCGGCGTGCAGCGCAAGGTGGACGGGCGCATCGAGGCCTGGGTGAAGGACAACGGCCCGGGCATGACGCAGGAGGTGCTGGCCCGCATCTTCGAGCCCTTCTTCACCACCAAGCCCCCCGGCTCCGGCACCGGCCTGGGGCTGCCTGTCGTCAGGCAACTGGTGGAGTCCTGGGGCGGGCACCTCCAGGTGGAGAGCCAGCCCGGGAGCGGCACCCGGATGGTGCTCGATCTCCCAGCGGCTCTCACGCCCTGA